Part of the Chitinispirillales bacterium genome, CGGAGAATATTATGAAGAATTTGATTACGTTTTTTTTAGCCGCGATACTAATATTTTTTACGCCGGTATTTTCCGACCCGCAGATAGGACAATCGTCAATAGTTACACTTGCGTTTCCTTGGGGGGCAAGGGCGGCGGCGCTTGGTGAAACGTTCACGGGGATTGCCGATGACGAAGAAGCGCTGTTTTACAACCCTGCCGGACTCGGACTTTCACCGCTTGCAAAAACCTGGATTCATTATCAGCCGTGCGGCGAACAAAAAATTGTTGCCGTCGCATCCGGGACAAAAACACAGAAGGACGTTTGGGTTTTGAGCGAGCAAAATGAAATTTACAAATTTAACGGAGTCGACTGGGTAAACTATTTGACTCACACCATTGACAGCAGCGATAATTTTTCTTCGATTGCAGAAAAATATTATTCGTTTGAAAGCAGCGAAGAACTTTCCGAATCGGCTTTGGAACTAAAAAGATTTAACGGAGTATATGCCAAAGAAAGGAAGAAAATTTCGGCGATTTTATCTAGAAATTTGTCCAAAGACCAAGCGGATTCTCTATCACGGTTTTTTACGTTTTTGCAGTACTCAGAACAAAGCAAAAACGGTATAAAAGGTTATTTAATGGAATATTTCGACAATGACGAAGCCGATGCGACGGCGGACGAAATTATCGGAGTTCTTGATAAAATCTCGGGACTTTCAGGCATTTACGACCTGAAGATTCCGTACACGATAGCGCTCAAAGGAAAATTGAACGACATTATATGCGATGCTGTCGGACGGCTTTGGGTCGCAGGCGACGACGGACTTTGGCGTTTTGATAACGAATGGAAAAAATTCACGAATTTCGACGGCGTTCCAGAAGCTAAATTTAATTCTTTAACAGAACTTGCAAACGGCGACGTTGCAATAGCGACTTCGGTAGGCGGATATTTGTTCGAAAACGGACTTTTTTCCAAAATCACCGGAGAAGCCGAAATTTTTGATGGAGAGGTTTTGTTTGTGAACAAAATAAACAATGACGTTTATTTGGGAACGGAAAACGGACTTTTGCTCGTTTCAAACGGGAAAGAAAATTTAATAGATACTGCGAAAGGTTTGGTTAATAACGTTGTTCGAACTATTGCTATAGACCAAAAAAAGCGAATCTGGGTGGGCGGTGACGAAGGAGTTTCGCTTTGGACTGGATTTGAGTGGAAAAAATTTCGTTTCAAAAACAGCAAAGTTTTCGATATTGTAATAGAAAAAGACAATAAAATTTGGTTCGCTACAAACAACGGCGCAGTCGAGTATTACGAAGGTAAAGACGGTTTGCCCGAATGGAAAGTTCATCATGAAAAAAACAATCTGCCTTCTTCCGTAATAAATTCGGCTGTTTTTCACAGAAACGACATTTGGCTTGCAACAGACAAAGGAATCAGCAGATTTCAACACGGCGAAGTAAGAGCGACGATGTATTTTGAAAATCTTTTACCGTCGTTGCACA contains:
- a CDS encoding PorV/PorQ family protein, producing MKNLITFFLAAILIFFTPVFSDPQIGQSSIVTLAFPWGARAAALGETFTGIADDEEALFYNPAGLGLSPLAKTWIHYQPCGEQKIVAVASGTKTQKDVWVLSEQNEIYKFNGVDWVNYLTHTIDSSDNFSSIAEKYYSFESSEELSESALELKRFNGVYAKERKKISAILSRNLSKDQADSLSRFFTFLQYSEQSKNGIKGYLMEYFDNDEADATADEIIGVLDKISGLSGIYDLKIPYTIALKGKLNDIICDAVGRLWVAGDDGLWRFDNEWKKFTNFDGVPEAKFNSLTELANGDVAIATSVGGYLFENGLFSKITGEAEIFDGEVLFVNKINNDVYLGTENGLLLVSNGKENLIDTAKGLVNNVVRTIAIDQKKRIWVGGDEGVSLWTGFEWKKFRFKNSKVFDIVIEKDNKIWFATNNGAVEYYEGKDGLPEWKVHHEKNNLPSSVINSAVFHRNDIWLATDKGISRFQHGEVRATMYFENLLPSLHISDMWHAAVAGVIPLGEWGTIGVFFNQLYFGDIETNNPDGSLGAVYSAFEIVSGIGYGMRLKKDFAAGINLKHFYSRLKKDEAEAQSFAIDAGIIKNNFLTKDLSLGFSILNMGPSVAYTEDDAKMAIPFTLRLGASYKPIKKATNYLLLALDLEREIVYRDENDGTPAPFFKAFYKDLFDDERESARDELKKITIHTGLEFNYLDFISPRIGWMYDKAGFRNEIDIGIGLNINVISADFGMIFALGDNDVRQSQIRFSITYAR